In Meiothermus ruber DSM 1279, the following proteins share a genomic window:
- a CDS encoding glycerol-3-phosphate acyltransferase, whose translation MVLVLAILAYLLGALPLGYWAIRRLTGQDPRLASAYNLGLENALERLGSGPVLLAWGLDFLKGLLAVWMGGQFGLSWAVIFAFLVYLGHLYPPRLLAQGTLLRGRGAGVLVGVVLGLHLSGLSYLLTLVVLLVAALSLLFSRYASLAALTIPGALALLLSFEPITGWARLAAWGLLLAALWRYKENIGRMLEGTEPRLGEPPPLPSDKQVVCAFMIHPLTLDDLFQSPRFRWARPLVERGLISQSLVENLAEAIRPMKVGELRGVKTSDGREIRCHLISAPLLPHQITGKPELATQRAIQGARLARELGCTVVGLGAFWSVVGEKGRMVQEAVPEIEVTNGGAYTAGTVKAAIPGILAHFEQSGRHLQEATAAVVGANGVVAFGIARQIAPLVGKLILVGRNQERLEKSAATLKQNLERKGQSVPQLIVSTDISAIREADLIFTATSDPQPVIFPQHVKPGAWIYDEGVPPDVDASVKQVPGVRVIPGGVVRPPGAMTGNLDLHFGEGAVPACLAETMILAAEKAYERKSLGGETKSENIQFFVERAEALGFRVVD comes from the coding sequence ATGGTTTTGGTACTGGCAATCCTGGCCTACCTGCTGGGCGCCCTGCCCCTCGGCTACTGGGCCATCCGACGCCTGACCGGTCAGGATCCCCGCCTGGCCTCGGCCTACAACCTGGGCCTCGAGAACGCCCTGGAACGCCTGGGTTCAGGCCCGGTGCTCCTGGCCTGGGGGCTGGACTTTCTCAAGGGGCTGCTGGCGGTCTGGATGGGAGGGCAGTTTGGGCTCTCCTGGGCGGTAATCTTTGCGTTCCTGGTCTATCTGGGCCACCTCTACCCTCCCCGGCTTTTGGCCCAGGGAACCCTGCTGCGCGGACGGGGTGCGGGCGTGCTGGTGGGGGTGGTGCTGGGCCTGCATCTGAGCGGACTTTCCTACCTGCTCACCCTGGTGGTCTTGCTGGTAGCGGCCCTGAGCCTTTTATTCAGCCGCTACGCCTCGCTGGCCGCCCTGACCATCCCCGGCGCGCTGGCGCTCTTGCTCAGCTTCGAGCCTATTACCGGCTGGGCCAGGCTGGCGGCCTGGGGGCTGCTCCTGGCCGCGCTCTGGCGCTACAAGGAAAACATCGGGCGGATGCTGGAAGGCACTGAGCCCCGCCTGGGCGAACCACCGCCGCTGCCATCGGACAAGCAGGTGGTCTGCGCCTTTATGATTCATCCCCTCACGCTAGATGACCTGTTCCAGAGCCCCCGCTTCCGCTGGGCCCGACCGCTGGTAGAGCGGGGCCTCATCTCCCAAAGCCTGGTGGAAAACCTCGCCGAGGCCATCCGGCCCATGAAGGTGGGGGAGTTGCGCGGGGTCAAGACCAGCGACGGGCGGGAGATTCGCTGTCACCTGATCTCGGCCCCCCTTTTGCCCCACCAGATTACCGGCAAGCCCGAGCTGGCCACCCAGCGGGCCATCCAGGGGGCCCGGCTGGCTAGGGAGCTGGGCTGCACAGTGGTGGGCTTAGGGGCCTTCTGGAGCGTGGTGGGCGAGAAGGGCCGGATGGTGCAGGAGGCCGTGCCGGAGATCGAGGTGACCAACGGCGGGGCCTACACCGCCGGCACGGTGAAGGCGGCCATACCGGGCATCCTGGCCCACTTCGAGCAGTCCGGGCGCCACCTTCAGGAAGCCACCGCGGCGGTGGTAGGGGCCAACGGGGTGGTGGCCTTTGGGATTGCCCGGCAGATTGCGCCGCTGGTTGGGAAGCTGATTCTGGTGGGACGCAACCAGGAACGCCTGGAGAAAAGCGCCGCCACCCTCAAGCAGAACCTCGAGCGCAAAGGCCAGTCCGTCCCCCAGCTTATCGTGAGCACCGATATATCGGCCATCCGCGAGGCCGACCTCATCTTCACCGCCACCTCCGACCCCCAGCCGGTTATCTTCCCCCAGCACGTCAAGCCCGGCGCCTGGATCTACGACGAAGGTGTGCCACCCGACGTGGACGCCTCGGTGAAGCAGGTGCCGGGGGTGCGGGTGATTCCCGGTGGGGTGGTACGGCCGCCGGGGGCCATGACCGGCAACCTCGACCTGCACTTCGGCGAGGGGGCGGTGCCGGCCTGCCTAGCCGAGACCATGATTCTAGCCGCCGAAAAAGCCTATGAACGCAAGAGCCTGGGTGGCGAGACCAAAAGCGAAAATATCCAGTTTTTCGTGGAGCGGGCCGAGGCCCTGGGTTTCAGGGTGGTGGACTGA
- a CDS encoding ABC transporter ATP-binding protein has product MLKVDSISKTFRSLRNVVRALTGVSLEVKPGEIVALLGRNGSGKTTTIRTVCGLVIPDEGSVSINGLRFGQPNYMAQLGALIDTNRVLFPRLSPFENLVYTCAVRGMRRPKARERAKYLLDLLGLWEKRNAPAQTLSKGMVSKMAFAVAIAHDPPFVLLDEPTLGLDIDAAEVLEAQILGMAKAGKGILLTTHQLEVAERLCTRVAILSGGRIVVDKAKEELLEMFDLQSYRVTFKEPVGLPELPFQHTLDESGRVLEVILDYPEQLYELMRRLHPRPLRSIEKREVELAEIFRSYTARKESHSA; this is encoded by the coding sequence ATGCTCAAGGTTGACTCAATAAGTAAAACCTTTCGTTCGCTGCGTAATGTGGTAAGAGCCCTCACTGGTGTTTCCCTGGAAGTAAAGCCGGGTGAAATTGTAGCCCTGTTGGGGCGCAATGGAAGCGGTAAAACCACCACCATTCGCACCGTGTGCGGCCTGGTGATTCCAGATGAGGGTTCGGTAAGCATCAACGGTTTGAGATTTGGGCAGCCAAATTACATGGCGCAGTTGGGAGCTCTGATAGACACCAATCGAGTACTTTTCCCGCGCCTATCGCCCTTCGAAAACCTAGTTTATACCTGCGCCGTCCGGGGTATGCGGCGTCCGAAGGCCCGGGAGCGGGCCAAATACCTTTTAGACCTATTGGGTTTGTGGGAAAAGCGAAACGCGCCAGCGCAAACACTGTCCAAAGGCATGGTGTCAAAGATGGCTTTTGCTGTGGCTATCGCCCACGATCCCCCTTTTGTGTTGCTTGATGAGCCGACGCTGGGTCTGGACATTGACGCGGCAGAGGTGCTCGAGGCGCAAATTTTAGGTATGGCAAAGGCGGGTAAGGGTATTCTGCTCACAACCCACCAGTTGGAGGTTGCTGAGAGGCTTTGTACCCGAGTCGCTATCCTTTCGGGTGGGCGCATCGTGGTGGATAAAGCCAAAGAAGAGCTTTTAGAGATGTTTGACCTGCAAAGCTATCGAGTTACCTTCAAGGAGCCGGTGGGCTTGCCCGAGCTACCTTTTCAACATACGCTGGATGAGTCGGGTAGGGTGCTCGAGGTGATTTTGGATTATCCTGAGCAGCTCTACGAACTGATGAGGCGACTGCACCCCAGGCCGCTCCGCTCCATTGAGAAACGAGAAGTCGAGCTAGCCGAGATATTCAGAAGCTATACAGCGCGAAAGGAGTCGCACAGTGCGTAG
- a CDS encoding cyclase family protein: MIDITRPIHPGVPVWPGDTPFSYELVARIAGGDSVNVGKFTTTTHLGTHLDAPWHYVDDGGKLESVPLEVLIGPCRVVDARGQEALTADFLKTIQLAERTLFYTGQPSIWPSFPHTFMHVLPEAAGYMAAQGVRLYGTDAPSVDPLTSKDLPAHKAFAQAGVYIVEGLALEGVAPGDYELVCLPLKLEGADAAPVRAILR, from the coding sequence ATGATCGACATCACCCGCCCCATCCACCCTGGCGTGCCGGTCTGGCCCGGCGATACCCCCTTTAGCTACGAGCTGGTCGCGCGAATCGCAGGCGGCGACAGCGTGAACGTGGGCAAATTTACCACCACCACCCACCTGGGCACCCACCTCGACGCCCCCTGGCACTACGTGGACGACGGCGGCAAGCTGGAAAGCGTCCCGCTCGAGGTGCTCATAGGCCCCTGCCGGGTGGTGGATGCGCGTGGACAGGAAGCCCTCACGGCCGACTTCCTCAAAACCATCCAGCTCGCCGAGCGCACCCTCTTTTACACCGGACAGCCCAGTATCTGGCCGAGCTTCCCCCACACCTTTATGCACGTGCTGCCCGAGGCCGCCGGGTACATGGCCGCGCAGGGTGTCAGGCTCTACGGCACCGACGCCCCCAGCGTAGACCCCCTCACCTCCAAAGACCTGCCCGCCCACAAGGCCTTTGCCCAGGCCGGGGTTTATATCGTGGAGGGACTGGCCCTGGAGGGGGTGGCCCCGGGCGACTACGAACTCGTCTGCCTGCCGCTGAAGCTCGAGGGGGCCGACGCCGCGCCGGTGCGGGCCATTTTGCGATAG
- a CDS encoding methyltransferase, which translates to MPKDWDAHYLSQPPHSQPAQVVAAYTHQLPAGPVLDLAGGLGRNAFFLARRGHPVILLEQSRVALEFVQREALHQQLPVWALEADLEAPSPSLPPGPLAGIVKSYFLHRPLLGMFVERLMPGGLVLLEGFTVVEARRRGSQAAHYWQPGELLHPPQGLHLRAWAEGWMEGHHRTWAVWQKPS; encoded by the coding sequence ATGCCCAAAGACTGGGACGCCCACTACCTGAGCCAGCCGCCCCATAGCCAGCCCGCTCAGGTGGTAGCGGCCTATACCCACCAGCTTCCAGCAGGGCCGGTGCTCGACCTGGCCGGCGGCCTGGGCCGCAACGCCTTTTTTCTGGCCCGGCGGGGGCATCCGGTCATTCTGCTCGAGCAAAGCCGGGTGGCCCTGGAGTTCGTGCAACGTGAGGCCCTTCACCAACAGCTTCCGGTCTGGGCCCTCGAGGCCGACCTGGAAGCCCCCTCCCCCAGCCTGCCCCCGGGCCCGCTGGCTGGGATCGTCAAGTCGTACTTCCTGCACCGCCCCTTGCTGGGAATGTTTGTCGAGCGGCTGATGCCGGGCGGTCTGGTGCTCCTCGAGGGTTTTACGGTAGTAGAAGCCCGGCGGCGCGGCAGCCAAGCCGCACATTACTGGCAGCCTGGCGAACTCCTGCACCCGCCCCAGGGCCTCCACCTGCGGGCCTGGGCCGAGGGCTGGATGGAGGGACACCACCGCACCTGGGCGGTCTGGCAAAAACCCAGCTAA
- the mqnB gene encoding futalosine hydrolase, producing MPTLPLLLLSPTRLEAPFLKGQKFDFHGRAGLRGAGWVWLECGIGKVNTAATLAAFVQRRRFERVLLFGIAGAYADSGLQLGDCALAEREIQADLGVRDGGLKGLGFPSLVVASRPYHNRFPLDKAFTDELKSKLGLPGKQFLTRDLVSENPTEAHQLARKWEADLENMEGAAFAQTCLWLGLAGAELRAVSNMAGVRDKAQWRIRQAVEALEHHILRIIGS from the coding sequence GTGCCCACCCTACCGTTGCTCCTGCTCTCTCCCACGCGCCTCGAGGCCCCTTTCCTCAAAGGCCAGAAGTTCGATTTTCACGGACGCGCGGGGCTGCGCGGGGCGGGCTGGGTCTGGCTGGAGTGCGGCATTGGCAAGGTCAACACCGCCGCCACCCTGGCCGCTTTCGTCCAGCGACGCAGGTTCGAGCGGGTGCTGCTCTTTGGCATTGCGGGGGCCTATGCCGATTCGGGCTTGCAGTTAGGCGATTGCGCCCTGGCCGAGCGGGAGATTCAGGCCGACCTGGGCGTGCGGGATGGGGGCCTGAAGGGCCTGGGCTTCCCCAGCCTGGTGGTGGCCTCCAGGCCCTACCACAACCGCTTTCCGCTGGACAAAGCCTTCACGGACGAACTTAAGAGCAAACTGGGCCTGCCTGGCAAACAGTTTCTGACCCGCGACCTGGTCTCGGAGAACCCCACCGAGGCCCACCAGCTCGCGCGCAAATGGGAGGCCGACCTCGAGAACATGGAGGGGGCCGCCTTTGCCCAGACCTGTTTGTGGCTGGGCCTGGCCGGGGCCGAGCTACGGGCGGTATCGAACATGGCCGGTGTGCGCGACAAGGCCCAGTGGCGCATCCGACAGGCGGTGGAGGCCCTCGAGCACCACATTTTGCGTATCATCGGGTCATGA
- a CDS encoding TerC family protein codes for MEQLGQALIVIGILIVLEAVLSADNAMVLGVMVRQLPPPWRQRALFYGILGAYVLRGMALVFAVYLIQFWWIQALGAVYLLYIAIRHFSKPKPKEAVHLEAPQTLQVVTPRQFWATVAQIELADLAFAVDSVLVAVALSDNLWIIFTGVFIGILALRFVAVLFVGLLEKYPRFESVAFAVVGFAGVKLAIGGWDKFAKEVLSRPEWVTGIDKTQFSIFILVVLVLGAIWAMSQKPRAPQEPLEHR; via the coding sequence ATGGAACAGCTCGGACAAGCGCTGATTGTTATTGGAATCCTGATTGTCCTGGAGGCGGTGCTCTCAGCCGACAACGCCATGGTGCTGGGGGTGATGGTCAGGCAGCTACCGCCGCCCTGGCGGCAGCGGGCCCTGTTTTACGGCATCCTGGGGGCCTATGTCCTGCGCGGGATGGCCCTGGTTTTCGCGGTATACCTGATCCAGTTCTGGTGGATTCAGGCCCTGGGGGCGGTTTATCTGCTTTACATCGCCATCCGGCACTTCAGCAAACCCAAGCCCAAAGAAGCAGTCCACCTCGAGGCCCCCCAGACCCTCCAGGTGGTCACCCCCCGCCAGTTCTGGGCCACCGTGGCCCAGATCGAGCTGGCCGACCTGGCCTTCGCGGTGGACTCGGTCTTGGTGGCGGTGGCGCTTTCGGACAACCTCTGGATTATCTTCACCGGTGTGTTTATCGGCATCCTGGCCCTGCGCTTCGTGGCGGTGCTCTTTGTGGGCCTGCTGGAAAAATACCCGCGCTTCGAGAGTGTGGCTTTTGCAGTGGTGGGCTTTGCCGGGGTCAAGCTGGCCATTGGCGGCTGGGACAAGTTTGCCAAGGAAGTCCTGAGCCGCCCGGAATGGGTCACGGGGATTGACAAGACCCAGTTTTCTATCTTTATTCTGGTGGTTTTGGTACTGGGCGCCATCTGGGCCATGAGCCAGAAGCCTCGAGCCCCTCAAGAGCCGCTCGAGCACCGATAA